The Amycolatopsis jiangsuensis nucleotide sequence GACGGAACAGGACTTCACGCTGTGCCCGTCGAGGTGCACGGTGCAGGCGCCGCAGTTGCTGGTGTCGCAGCCGACGACGGTGCCCACCTTCCCGACCCGTTCCCGTAGATAGTGGACGAGCAGCGTGCGCGGCTCGACGTCGTCGGTGTACTTGGTCCCGTCGACGGTGACGGTGATCCGCATCAAAGGCCTCCAAGAGCAAATGCCCGCCTGGCCCCGGCGGGCCGGCGGGCCGGTTCGGGAACGGCCAAGGCGCGACGGTGATCGGCCTCACACGCGAGCGTGCTACTCCTTTCCCGCGCGGACAAGTCCGAATGTCGCATGTCCCCGTCGCACTTCCGCAGCTGCACGGGTTTCTGGTCTGTCGAACCGCAGATGCGGCACTCCGTACGGGTGATTTTTACGGCCACTCGCCGCGATCACGCGACGGCGGCTGTGCACACACCAGTACGCGCTCCGGTCGGCGATTCACCGAGGTTTTCGGCGTGGCAGCGCGGTTTCCGGATCGGGCACCGTCCGTTCCGGACCGCCTCAGGCGTGGATGCGCCCGCTCAGCGCGGCCAGCCGGCGACCGGTGCCGCTCCAGCGCAGCGCGATGATCTCCGCCGCGATGGACACCGCGGTCTCCTCCGGCGTGCGCGCGCCCAGGTCCAGACCGATCGGCGAGGACAGCCGTTCCAGTTCGGGCTCGGTGATCCCGGCCTCCCGCAACCGGGCGAAGCGATCATCGTGCGTTTTGCGTGAGCCCATCGCGCCCACGTAGCCGACGTCGAGGCGCAGTGCGACCTCCAGCAGCGGCACGTCGAACTTCGGATCGTGGGTGAGCACCGCGATCGCGGTCCGCGAGTCGATCCGGCCCGCTTCGGCCTCAGCCTGCAGGTAGCGGTGCGGCCAGTCGACCACGACCTCGTGCGCCTCCGGGAACCGGCTGCTGGTGGCGAACACCGGACGCGCGTCGCACACCGTGACCTGGTAGCCGAGGTAGGCGCCCATGCGGGCCATCGCGGCGGCGAAGTCGATCGCGCCGAACACCAGCAGCCGCGGCGGCGGTTCGAACGAGTTCACGAACACTGCCATGCCTTCACCGCGGCGCTGACCGTCCGGACCGTAGTGCAGGGTTCCGGTACGCCCGGACGCGAGCAGGCCACGGGCGTCGTCGGCGACCGCGTCGTCCATCCGGGACGAACCGAGCGAACCCTCGACCCGATCCGGCCAGACGATCAGGCGTTCGCCGACCAGCCCGGCCGTTTCGTGCTCGATCACGGTGACCACCGCGACCGGCTCGCCCGCCCGCACCGATTCGACCACCCGGTCCAGCTCCGGCATCGATTCGCGGTCCACCGGCTCCACGAAGATGTCGATGATCCCGCCGCAGGTCAGGCCGACCGCGAAGGCGTCGTCGTCGGTCACGCCGTAGCGCTGCAGCACCGGCTTGCGCTCGGCGACCACCTCCTGCGCCAGCTCGTACACCGCGCCCTCGACGCAGCCGCCGGACACGCTGCCGGCCACCGTGCCGTCCGGCGCGACCACCATCGACGCGCCGGGCGCGCGGGGCGCCGACGAGAAGGTGGCCACCACGGTGCCGAGACCCACGGTCTCGCCCGACTGCCAGCGGCGGTACACATCGTCCAGTACGTCACGCATCGGCTATCTCCCCGAGCAGTTGTTCCAACGTCGCCAGGCTGTGTCCGGCCAGCAACCGGTCGATGTGGGGAAGGGCGGCGACGATGCCGGACTGGACCGGCGCGTAACCCTCTCTCCCCGCATGCGGATTCACCCAGAGTACGGCGTGCGCGAGCCTGCGCAGTCTGCCGAGCTGTCCGGACAGCAGACTTACATCGCCTCGCTCCCAGCCGTCGGAGAACACGGTGACCACCGCTCGGCGCGCGACACCGCGCTGTCCCCAGCGGTCGAGGAACACGCGCAGCGTCTCGCCGAGGCGGGTACCGCCGGCGAAGTCGGGCACCGCGGTGCCCGCGGCGAGCATGGCTTGCTCCGGATCGCGCTGACGCAGCTGCCGCGACACCCGTGTCATCCGCGTGCCCAGCGTGAACACTTCGACAGCCATGGGCGCCGACCGTGTGAGTACGTGGGCGAAACGCAGTAAGGCGTCGGCGTACGGGCTCATCGAACCGGAGACGTCGATCAGCAACACGACGCGCCGCTGCCGTGTGCCGCGGCGATGGTAGGCGAGACGGACAGGCTCCCCACCGTCGGCGAGCATGGCACGCAGTGTGCGCGAAGCGTCCAGCCGCCCACCGCGCTCAGGCACGCGGCGCGCGGCGCGGCGCCTGGGCAGCACGGGCTGCAGTGTGGAGAGGAGCTCCCGCAGATGCTCACGCTCGGCCTTGCTCAACTCGGCAAGGTCGCGGTGCCGCAGGACTTCGTGATCGCTCGCGGCAATCCGCAACCGGTCCTCGGCGTCCGCACCGGCCGACTCCCCGTCTCCGCCGGACGTGAGCGGGGCGATGCGGGCACGCTTCGGCGCAGGCGCGCCGGCCTGCTTCGGCAACCGGTCGTCCGCGGCGAACCATCGCGCGAACGCTTCCTCGTAACGCGGCAGATCGTCCGGGTCGGAACACAACGTGAGGCGCCCGGCCCAGTACACCTGCGTCGGCGCCGCGAGGTCGACCTCGCCGACCGCCGCGAGGTACGCCTGCACCCGGCGAGCGTCACAGGCCACGCCCGCCTCACGCAGAGCCGCCGCGAACCCGGCGAACCCGGCGAGCGGATCCGCCCGTTCGGTGTCCATGCCCCCATTGTGTCCCTGGTGTGCACTCGAGGTGGCACCGAAGGCGGTCCGCGCCGCCGTTCGCGTAACGGAACGACGGCGCGGACCGGTCGCCCTCCACAGCGACCGGACCCGCAACCGGGTGGGCGCGAAGGGCCTGCACCGGCGGCGGAACGCCTGGACGGTGCCGTTTCTCGCGGCGCTTCTTGGGGATGCTTCTTGGCGATGCTTCGGGAGGTACGTTCGGCAGTGGTTCCCGAAGGCGCTTTCGGACGGCACTTCTTTGGCGGTGCTTCTTGACAGCGCTTTGGGCAGCGACTGACGACGACACTCGACGACGGTGATTGATGCTCGTGGGATGCTCAGCTCGCGATGATGCATCCAGCATGACCGAGCCCGGCAAGGCTGGTCAACGCGTTTTCCGCCCGCGCAACAGCCCGCCCGGCCGTCACGCTCCGGCTTCCGGAACCCGTCCGAAACCGCACCCGCCAGGGGACGTCGAGTGGCCGCCATCCCGCATCAACCGACCGCGGCAACTACGGGTCCGGCAAAACCCGGCGGGCGCAGCCATCACCTTGCCACCCACCCAGCGAACGCAGCCATCGTCGCCCAGCCACCCAGCGAACCCGGCCACTGTCTCCCACCGACCAGCGAACCCAGTTACTGTCTTCCGCCGACTCACCGGACCTAGCGACCGCCACCCAGCCTTTCATGGAAACAGCCACCGCCGCCCACCGACCAGCGAGCGCGGCCAGCGCCGCCCACCGACTCAACGGAACCAGCCGCCACCGCCCACCAACTCAACCGACCCAGCCGCCACCGCCCACCAGCCGGCGCTGCCTCCTACGCGCCCAGCCCGGGGCACTCTCCCTCAGCCGACTCAGCCGACCGGCCACTGTCGCCTACCCGCCCAGCGGAACGTTCAGGCGAACAGGGCGTCCAGCTTGGCCCGGACCCGGTCGAGGTCTTCGCTGTACTTCAGGACCGCGCCCAGGGTGCGGGCGGCGGTCGCGGCGTCCAGTTCATTCCGGTTGAGGGCGAGCAGTGCCCGGGCCCAGTCGAGCGATTCGGCTGTCCCGGGGGGTTTCAGCAGTTCCAGGTCGCGAAGCCGGTGTACCGCCTCGGCGATCTGGCGGGCAAGGGTCTCGCTGACGTCCGGCACCCGCCGGCGCAGGATCCGCATCTCCCGGCCCAGGTCGGGGTGTTCCAGCCAGTGATAGAGGCACCGGCGCTTGAGTGCGTCGTGCACCTCGCGCGTCCGGTTCGAGGTGAGCACCACCAGTGGCGGCTGCTCGGCGCGAATTTCGCCGTATTCGGGGATCGTGACCGTGTATTCGTCGAGCAGCTGCAGGAGGAAGGCCTCGAACTCGTCGTCGGCGCGGTCGATCTCGTCGACCAGCAGCACGCACGGCGCGGTGGTCAGTGCCTGCAGCAGCGGCCGGGCCAGCAGGAACCGCTCGGTGTAGAGCGACCGCTCGGCAGTATCGGCATCCAGCCGTCCGCCTTCGGCCGCTTCGAGCGCACGCAAGTGCAGCAGCTGCCGAGGAAAGTCCCACTCGTACAGCGCCTGCGCGGCGTCGATGCCCTCGTGGCACTGCAACCGGACGAGCGGCACCTCGAGCGCTTCCGACAACGCAAGCGCCAGCGATGTCTTGCCGGTACCCGGCTCGCCCTCGCAAAACAGCGGCCGGCGCATCCGCAACGCGAGAAAGCCGGCCGTCGCCAATCCTTCGTCAGCGAGATAACCGGTGGAGTCGAGCGCGGCAGTCAGGTCCTCGGGCGAAGCAGGAGACTCGGTCACACCGTCGATCGTAGGACGGTCCCGGCCCGAAGCGCCGCGTCAACGGCCGACCGGACCGATCCCATGCTGCACGCACCACCCGTGGCCTGGACGCTCACGATCTCACCCGCCACCCGACTACGGTCCCGGCACCGACGGTCTCGCCACCCACCCGCGCCGGAACCACTGTCCGCATTTGTGGAACCTACGCCCCCGCGACGTCGGCAACGCCGCACCGTTACTGCACCACAGCACCACTGCGCGATGCAGACCAACCTGACCCACGAACCCGACCTCCCCGCGGATTGAACCGATCTGCGAACCGGACGGCTCCGCGGATCAAGCCGACCGCGAACCGAACTGCCCCCGCGGTTTGGACCGACCCGTAGATCCCCGGACCGCGACAAGCCGCAACGCCTCGCAACCCCCCCGGACCGCGACAAGCCGCAACGCCCCGCAAACCCCCCGGATCGCGACAAGCCGCAACGCCCCGCAACCCCGGTCCGCGACGAGCCCGACGCGCGCTGGCACCAGCCTGCCCCACTCCGCTGCCAGTCACCCCGTGGCAGCGGGCGGTCGTTCCCGGCGGCAGTGCTGTGTCACCTTTCCGGTGGGACGGGTCGTTCGAGGTCTGCCGGGCGATCGACGTCGTGACCGTTGCCCAGGTCGCCGCATTCGACGAGGCGGACGTCGGTGCGGGCTTTGAGCCAGTCGCGGGCGCCGCGGTCTCCCGTTGCCGCGGCGGCGACTTCGGGCCACCAGCGGCGGCCGAACAGGACCGGGTGGCCGGGCACTCCGTCGTACGCGGCGCGCGCCACGGTGGTTTCCGTCGCCTCCGCCAGCACACGGCGGAGCGCCGACGGCGGGATCCACGGCAGATCGACCAGGTGCACCAGCACAGCGGCGGCCCGCGTCTCCCGAGGGATCAGATGCTGCAGGCCCGCCTTGAGCGACTCCCCCATACCCTCCTGCCATCGGGGCGCCTCGACGGCTTCCCACGGCTGCGCCAGCAGCCGGCGCACCTCGGCCGCTGCCGCACCGACCACCACTCGGACAGGCTCGCAACCGGCCTCGGTGAGGGCGCGGCCGGCTCGCTGGACCAGGGCTTCGCCCTCGAATTCGACGAGCGCCTTCGGCCGGCCGAAACGGCGGCCGGCGCCCGCGGCCAGCACCAGGCCGGCGACGCGTTCAGCCATGTGCGGCCTGCCCGGACGCGGACAGCTTCAGGTCGTCGGAGATCGCGGCGGCAGTGGCCAGCAGGGACGGGACGAGTTCCGTCCGCGCGGTTTCCGCGGAGGTGCGGCTGGCGTGCGTGGAAATGTTCACCGCGGCCACCGCGCGACCGCTCCGGTCGTAGATCGGGGCGGCGACCGAGCGGAGGCCTTCCTCGAGTTCCTGGTCGACCATCGCCCAGCCCTGGCGGGCGACGGCGGCCAGCTCGGACTTCAGCGAGTCGCGGTCGGTCAGGGTGTGCGCGGTCAGCCGCTCGAAATCGGTGACGCCGAGGAACATGTCCAGCTCGAACGGGGTCATGTCGGCGAGCAGCACGTGTCCCATCGACGTGGCGTAGGCGGGGAACCGCGTGCCGACGTTGATGCTCACCGTCATGATCCGCGACACCGCGACCCGCGCGACGTACACGATGTCCGGGATCTCCAGCACGGACACCGAGCTGGATTCGCGCACCTTCGCGGACAGCCGTTCCAGGTGCGGTTGCGCCAGCTCGGCGAGGCTCAACCCGGCCAGGAAGGCGTAGCCCAGCTCCAGCACCCGCGCGGTGAGCGAGAAGTACTTGCCGTCGGTACGCACGTAACCCAGGTCGACGAGCGTGAGCAGGAACCGGCGCGCCGCCGCTCGGGTCAACCCGGTGCTGCGGGCGACCTCGCTGAGCGTGAGGTGCGGTGCCTCGGCACCGAACGCTTTGATCACCGCCAGCCCACGCTCGAGCGACTGCACGTGATGCGCGCCGCGTTCGGCCGGATCGTCGGAGTCCATGCTCCGAACCCTATCCGGCCGGTGGCTGGGCTGTGGCTTCTCCCAGCTCGGCCAGGGTGCGCTGGGCGATCGCGAACGCGGCGTTCGCGGCCGGCACCCCGGCGTACACCCCGGTGTGCAGCAGCACTTCCCCGATCTCGTCCGCGGTCAGGCCGTTGCGGACGGCCGCCCGGACGTGCATCGCCAGCTCCTCATGGCAGTGCAACGCGGTCAGCGTGGCCAGCGTGATGCAGCTGCGGGTACGCCGGTCGAGCCCGTCTCGCGTCCACACCGAACCCCACGCCGCCTCGGTGATGTACTCCTGGAACGGCCCGCTGAACTCGGAGGTCCGTGCCACGGCTCGGTCCACGTGCTCGTCACCCAGCACCTCACGGCGGACCCGCATGCCCGCCTCGTGACGTTCTTCGCTCACTCGTTCTCCATGATCTGCTCGAGGAGCAGCCGGGTGAACTCGCCCGGCTGCTCGTAACTGCCGAGGTGCGCGGCGGAGGCCATGACCTCGAGCCGGGTACCCGGGATGCTTTCGGCGAGCTGCCTGCCGTGTGGTTCGACCGGGGTCGAGGGATCGTCGGCGCCCGCGATCACGAGCGCCGGCACGGCGATCTTCGGGAGCTCGCCGAGCAGGTCCATCCGCTCGATCGCGCCGCAGCACGCGGCGTAGCCCTCGGACGGCTGCGCAGCGATCATGTCCCGCAGGAACGCGGCCCGGTCCGGATGAGCCCGCGAATAGGCCGGGGTCACCCAGCGCCCGACACTGGCCTCCGCGACCGCCACGGTGCCTTCGGCGCGCACGAGCCGAGCTCGATCCGCCCACATCTGCGGTGGTCCGAGCCGCGCGGACGTACAGCACAGGGTGAGGCTCGCCAAACGTCCGGCAGCGTGCACGCCGAGCCAGAGGCCGGTCATCCCACCCAGCGACAGCCCGGCGAAGTGCGCCCGCGCCACGCCGAGGTCGTCGAGCAGTGCGAGCACATCGCCACCCAGGTCGGCCACCTCGTAGGGCCCGGACGGCACCGGCGAGGCGCCGTGGCCGCGCGTGTCGTACCGCACCACCCGGAACCCGCGCTCGACCAACGGCGCGACCTGCGGCTCCCACATCCGGTGGTCGCTGCCGATCGAGTTGGACAAGACCACCACCGGACCGTTCTCCGGTCCCTCGACGACCCGGTGCACCCGGACACCGCTCACTTCCCTACCTCCACTGCGGACGCTCGGTCAGAACTCGAAGAAGACTGTTTCCCCCTCGCCTTGGAGCCGGACGTCGAACCGGTACCCGTCGGCGGTCCGGCGCGCCAGCAGAGTCTCCCTGCGGCCCTCCGGAACGCTCGCCAGCACCGCGTCACCGGAGTTGTCCTCGTCCTCGAAGTAGATCCGCGTGACGACCCGGTTCAGCAATCCGCGGGCGAACACCGACACATCGATGTGCCGGGCCTGCGGTGCCCCGTCCTCCCCCGGCACGACACCGGGGAGCACCGTGTGGATCCGGTATTCACCGGCGGCGTCGGTGGGACACCGGCCGAACCCGCGGAACTCCGGGCCACGGTGCCCGCGCGGATCGTCGGGGTGGCGGAAGCCGCCGTCCGGATCGGCCTGCCAGGTCTCGATCATCGCGTCCGGGATCGGATCGCCAGCACCGTCGTAGACCACACCGCGGATCCACACCGCACCCTCGGCGCCCTCGGGTACCACGAACGGCCCGTCCTCCCACGGCAGCCCGATCGACAGGTACGGCCCGACGGTCTGCGAGGGCGTGCTTCCCAGCTTCACTCGTCGTCCTCCTCGTCCTCGAACACCGACTGCTCCCGTCCACGCACGACGATGTCGAACTGGAAGGCCAGCGCCCATTCCGGCACTGTGCGTGCGAGGTCGAACCGCGAGATCATCCGCTGCCGGGCCTTTTCGTCCGGGATCGAGGTGAAGATCGGGTCCTGCGAGAACAGCGGATCGTCCGGGAAGTACATCTGCGTGACCAGCCGCTGGGTGAAGGCGGAGCCGAACACGGAGAAGTGGATGTGCGCCGGGCGCCACGCGTTGTCGTGGTTCTTCCACGGGTAGGCGCCGGGCTTGATGGTGGTGAACTCGTAGCGCCCGTCGCCGTCGGTGAGGGTGCGGCCCAGCCCGTCGAAGTTCGGGTCGAGCGGTGAGGGCCATCGGTCGCCGGTGTGCCGGTAGCGGCCGCCGGCGTTGGCCTGCCAGATCTCCACGAGGGAATTGCGGATCGGCCTGCCGTCACCGTCGAGGAGCCGGCCGGTCACGATGATCCGCTGCCCCTGCGGTTCGCCCTCGTGCTGCCGGGTGAGGTCGTTGTCCAGTTCGCCGATCCGGCCCGGTCCGAGCAGCGGGCCGGTGACCTCGGTGAGCTGCTGGGGAAGCAGCACCAGCGGTTGTTTCGGATGCCGCAGGGCGGTGGACCGGTAGCCGTCGAAGCCCAGCGGCGGATGTGTGCCCTCCGGGTCACGGCGGTAACGCGGCAACCGCAGATCGGTCGGGGTGCCCATCGTCTGTCCTCCTTCCTCACACGCTCTCGATCACGACCGCGAGGCCCTGACCGACACCGATACAGATCGCGGCGACCCCCCACCGGCCGCCGGTGCGGCGCAGCTGCCGGGCGAGCGTGCCGAGGATCCGGCCGCCGGACGCGGCGAGCGGGTGTCCGATGGCGATCGCGCCGCCGTTCACGTTCACCAGCTCGGGATCGAGTTCTTTCCATTCCCGCAGGCAGGCGAGGGATTGCGCGGCGAACGCCTCGTTGAGTTCCAGCGCCGCCACGTCGCCCCAGCCGATCCCGGCCCGTTCGAGTGCGATGTCCGCGGCCCGCACCGGTCCGATGCCGAAGACGTTCGGGTCCACCCCGGCCGCACCGCGACCCGCGATCCGGGCCAGCGGATCCCGGCCCAGGCGCCGGCCTGCCGCCTCGTCGCCGAGCAGCAGGACCGACGCCCCGTCGCTGAGCGGCGACGAATTGCCCGCGGTGACCGTGCCGCCGTCCGCCCGGAAGGCCGGTTTGAGCTTGGCCAGCTTCTCCGTCGTGGAGTCGGGCCGGATGCTCTCGTCGCGATCGAGCTCCACGCCCTCGACCGGCACCACGTGATCGGCGTAGAAGCCCTCGTCCCACGCGCGGGCGGAGCTGCGGTGGCTGCGCACCGAGAATTCGTCCTGCTCGTCGCGGCCGATGCCGTAGCGCCCGGCGAGGTATTCGGTGGCGTCACCGTTCGAGATCACGTACTCCGCGGGCATGGCCGGGTTGACCATGCGCCAGCCCAGCGCCGAGTTGTACAGCGTCTGGTTGGCGGCCGGGAACGCCTTCTCCGGCTTGGCCATCACGAGCGGCGCGCGGCTCATCGACTCGACCCCGCCGGCGGCGATCAGCGAGGCGTCGCCGACCTGGATCGTGCGGCTCGCGTGCAGCACCGCGTCGAGCCCGGACGCGCACAGCCGGTTGACCGTCGCGGCCGGCACCGACGTCGGCCAGCCGGCGAGCAGCGTGGCCATCCGTGCCACGTTCCGGTTGTCCTCCCCCGCGCCGTTGGCGTCACCGAGCAGAACCTCGTCGACAGTGCCCGGGTCGAGGTCATTGCGCTCGGCGAGTACACGCAGCATCCCGGCCGCCAGGTCGTCCGGGCGCGTTTTCGCCAGGGCGCCGCCGTGGCGGCCGAATGGGGTGCGGATCGCGTCGAACAGGTAGACGTCGC carries:
- a CDS encoding nucleotidyltransferase family protein — its product is MAERVAGLVLAAGAGRRFGRPKALVEFEGEALVQRAGRALTEAGCEPVRVVVGAAAAEVRRLLAQPWEAVEAPRWQEGMGESLKAGLQHLIPRETRAAAVLVHLVDLPWIPPSALRRVLAEATETTVARAAYDGVPGHPVLFGRRWWPEVAAAATGDRGARDWLKARTDVRLVECGDLGNGHDVDRPADLERPVPPER
- the pcaC gene encoding 4-carboxymuconolactone decarboxylase encodes the protein MSEERHEAGMRVRREVLGDEHVDRAVARTSEFSGPFQEYITEAAWGSVWTRDGLDRRTRSCITLATLTALHCHEELAMHVRAAVRNGLTADEIGEVLLHTGVYAGVPAANAAFAIAQRTLAELGEATAQPPAG
- a CDS encoding thiolase family protein, with product MSDVYLFDAIRTPFGRHGGALAKTRPDDLAAGMLRVLAERNDLDPGTVDEVLLGDANGAGEDNRNVARMATLLAGWPTSVPAATVNRLCASGLDAVLHASRTIQVGDASLIAAGGVESMSRAPLVMAKPEKAFPAANQTLYNSALGWRMVNPAMPAEYVISNGDATEYLAGRYGIGRDEQDEFSVRSHRSSARAWDEGFYADHVVPVEGVELDRDESIRPDSTTEKLAKLKPAFRADGGTVTAGNSSPLSDGASVLLLGDEAAGRRLGRDPLARIAGRGAAGVDPNVFGIGPVRAADIALERAGIGWGDVAALELNEAFAAQSLACLREWKELDPELVNVNGGAIAIGHPLAASGGRILGTLARQLRRTGGRWGVAAICIGVGQGLAVVIESV
- the pcaG gene encoding protocatechuate 3,4-dioxygenase subunit alpha codes for the protein MKLGSTPSQTVGPYLSIGLPWEDGPFVVPEGAEGAVWIRGVVYDGAGDPIPDAMIETWQADPDGGFRHPDDPRGHRGPEFRGFGRCPTDAAGEYRIHTVLPGVVPGEDGAPQARHIDVSVFARGLLNRVVTRIYFEDEDNSGDAVLASVPEGRRETLLARRTADGYRFDVRLQGEGETVFFEF
- a CDS encoding AAA family ATPase — encoded protein: MTESPASPEDLTAALDSTGYLADEGLATAGFLALRMRRPLFCEGEPGTGKTSLALALSEALEVPLVRLQCHEGIDAAQALYEWDFPRQLLHLRALEAAEGGRLDADTAERSLYTERFLLARPLLQALTTAPCVLLVDEIDRADDEFEAFLLQLLDEYTVTIPEYGEIRAEQPPLVVLTSNRTREVHDALKRRCLYHWLEHPDLGREMRILRRRVPDVSETLARQIAEAVHRLRDLELLKPPGTAESLDWARALLALNRNELDAATAARTLGAVLKYSEDLDRVRAKLDALFA
- the pcaD gene encoding 3-oxoadipate enol-lactonase; the protein is MSGVRVHRVVEGPENGPVVVLSNSIGSDHRMWEPQVAPLVERGFRVVRYDTRGHGASPVPSGPYEVADLGGDVLALLDDLGVARAHFAGLSLGGMTGLWLGVHAAGRLASLTLCCTSARLGPPQMWADRARLVRAEGTVAVAEASVGRWVTPAYSRAHPDRAAFLRDMIAAQPSEGYAACCGAIERMDLLGELPKIAVPALVIAGADDPSTPVEPHGRQLAESIPGTRLEVMASAAHLGSYEQPGEFTRLLLEQIMENE
- a CDS encoding vWA domain-containing protein codes for the protein MDTERADPLAGFAGFAAALREAGVACDARRVQAYLAAVGEVDLAAPTQVYWAGRLTLCSDPDDLPRYEEAFARWFAADDRLPKQAGAPAPKRARIAPLTSGGDGESAGADAEDRLRIAASDHEVLRHRDLAELSKAEREHLRELLSTLQPVLPRRRAARRVPERGGRLDASRTLRAMLADGGEPVRLAYHRRGTRQRRVVLLIDVSGSMSPYADALLRFAHVLTRSAPMAVEVFTLGTRMTRVSRQLRQRDPEQAMLAAGTAVPDFAGGTRLGETLRVFLDRWGQRGVARRAVVTVFSDGWERGDVSLLSGQLGRLRRLAHAVLWVNPHAGREGYAPVQSGIVAALPHIDRLLAGHSLATLEQLLGEIADA
- the pcaH gene encoding protocatechuate 3,4-dioxygenase subunit beta, whose protein sequence is MGTPTDLRLPRYRRDPEGTHPPLGFDGYRSTALRHPKQPLVLLPQQLTEVTGPLLGPGRIGELDNDLTRQHEGEPQGQRIIVTGRLLDGDGRPIRNSLVEIWQANAGGRYRHTGDRWPSPLDPNFDGLGRTLTDGDGRYEFTTIKPGAYPWKNHDNAWRPAHIHFSVFGSAFTQRLVTQMYFPDDPLFSQDPIFTSIPDEKARQRMISRFDLARTVPEWALAFQFDIVVRGREQSVFEDEEDDE
- a CDS encoding IclR family transcriptional regulator domain-containing protein, which gives rise to MDSDDPAERGAHHVQSLERGLAVIKAFGAEAPHLTLSEVARSTGLTRAAARRFLLTLVDLGYVRTDGKYFSLTARVLELGYAFLAGLSLAELAQPHLERLSAKVRESSSVSVLEIPDIVYVARVAVSRIMTVSINVGTRFPAYATSMGHVLLADMTPFELDMFLGVTDFERLTAHTLTDRDSLKSELAAVARQGWAMVDQELEEGLRSVAAPIYDRSGRAVAAVNISTHASRTSAETARTELVPSLLATAAAISDDLKLSASGQAAHG
- a CDS encoding XdhC family protein, with amino-acid sequence MRDVLDDVYRRWQSGETVGLGTVVATFSSAPRAPGASMVVAPDGTVAGSVSGGCVEGAVYELAQEVVAERKPVLQRYGVTDDDAFAVGLTCGGIIDIFVEPVDRESMPELDRVVESVRAGEPVAVVTVIEHETAGLVGERLIVWPDRVEGSLGSSRMDDAVADDARGLLASGRTGTLHYGPDGQRRGEGMAVFVNSFEPPPRLLVFGAIDFAAAMARMGAYLGYQVTVCDARPVFATSSRFPEAHEVVVDWPHRYLQAEAEAGRIDSRTAIAVLTHDPKFDVPLLEVALRLDVGYVGAMGSRKTHDDRFARLREAGITEPELERLSSPIGLDLGARTPEETAVSIAAEIIALRWSGTGRRLAALSGRIHA